The nucleotide sequence GCAGTTCCGTGCGATGGCGGACTCCACACCCGCACTGATCTGGGTCGACGACCCGGGCGGGCACCGGCTGTTCGTGAACCGGGGATGGCTCGACTTCACCGGCGTCGACGACCCCGCCGACGAGCTGGGGCCGGCGTGGCGGCGCCGGATCCACCCGGACGACCGCGAGCGCTACCGCTCGGTCACCGAGGCCGCCGCTCGCGCGCACGCCCCGTTCGAGGTCGAGTACCGGCTGTTGGACCGGACCGAGCGGTACCGCTGGGTGCTCGACCGTGGCGCCCCGGTCCGCGACGGCGAACGGTCGGCCGGGTACGTCGGCGGCTGCCTGGACATCGACGTCCAGCACCGGGAGCAGCGCAGGCACCGGATCTACTCCGAGGTCGCCGAGTCGCTGGAGCGGGAGATCACCCGGACCGGACGCACCGATCAGCTCGTCCGTGCGGTCGTCGACGACCGACTGGCGGAGGTCGCGCTGGTGCACGACGCCGAACCGGCCGAGGACGGCGTCACACTCGCCGTCGCCGCCGACCGGGCCGCACTGGAGCCGTCGTTGCGCAGGCTCGGCCCGCTGGTGCCGATGCAGGAGCGGCTCGGCCGCCCGGAGATCATCGCGGCCGAGCGGCTCGACGACGTCCTCGACGGATTGCCCCCGGCGCAGCGCCGCGCCTGGAGCAGGTTGCAGATCCGCTCCGTGATGGTCGTCCCGCTGCCCGCCCGGGGCCGGACCAGTGCGGTGCTCACCGCCGTGCGCACCGAGGCCGGGGCCCCCTACACCGCCGACGACCTGGACCTGCTCTCCGAGATCGGCCGCCGGGCCGGGCTCGCGATCGACAACGCCCGGCTGCTGGAGCAGGAACGGTCCTCGGCCCAGCGGCTCGGTCTGCTGCACCGGGCGACCGCGAAGATGTCCGCGGCGGCCACCGCGGGCGAGGTCGCGGCGATCGCCGCCGACCACATCGTGGACCTGCTCGACGCCGACTTCGCCGGCCTGTGGGAGATCCGCGGCGAGTGGCTGCAGGCGCTGACCGGGCACGGCTGGGACCGCGAGATGTGGCGGCGGGCCGGCCGGATCCGGGCCGACGCACCGATGGCGTTCGCCGACGTGCTCGCCGATCGCGAGCCGCTGTGGTTCTCCGCCGCCCGGGAGTGGGCGGCCCGCTACCCGGCACAGATCGGCGTGGTGCCGGACAACTCGCAGACCCTCGGCTACCTGCCGCTGGTGGCGGGCGGCCGGACGCTCGGCGTGCTCGCCGTGTCGATGCTGGCCGAGCGCACCCTCTCGGAGGGCGACCGGGAGGCCGCGATCGCGGTCGCGGAGCTGGCGGCACAGGCCCTCGACCGCGCGTCCATGCTGGACGCCGAGACCGAGGCCCGGCGACTCGCCGAACGGCTCGGTGCGGTCGCGACCGGGCTGGCCAGGGCGACCGACCTGGACTCGGTCGCGGCGGTCGTCGTCGAGCACGGGCGGAGCTCGATCGGGGCGGCCGCCGTCGCGCTGCTGGTGATCGACGACAACGGTGTGCTCACGCTGCTCGACGAGGCGGGCTGGCCGGACGACGGGCCGCCGATGCGCACGCCGTCGCGCAGCCACCCGCTGAGCCTGGCGATCAGCGGCGGTGAGCCGATCTGGAACGCCCAGGACATGTCCGATGTGCTGCGTTACCCGGTGCACACGGCGGTGCCGCTGATGGTCGCGGCCCGGCCGATCGGCGTGCTCGGCATGCGCTTCGGCCAGGAGCCGACGTTCACGCCGGAGATGCAGAGCTTCGTGCGCACCATGGCGAACCAGTGCGCGCAGGCGATCGTGCGGGCCCAGCTGCACCAGGCCGAGCACGAGGTCGCGGTGACCCTGCAACGCAGCCTGTTGCCGCAGAAACTGCCCGACATCGAACGGCTGTCGCTGGCCACCCGCTACCGGCCGGGGACCCAGGGGACCGAGGCCGGTGGCGACTGGTTCGACGTGCTCGACCTCGACGACGGCATCGTCGCGCTGGTGGTCGGCGACGTCGTCGGCCGGGGCCCGTCGGCCGCGGCCGTGATGGGGCAGCTGCGCAGCGCGGTCGCCGCGAACCTGGTCAACGGCCAGCCCCCGGCCGGGGCGCTCGAACAGCTCGACCAGTTCGCGCTGCGGGTGCGCGGGGCGACCGCCAGCACGGTGGCCGTCGCGCTCGTCGACATCGGCACCGGGGAGCTGCGCTACGCCAGTGCCGGACACCCGCCGCCGCTGCTCGCCGGGCCGGACGGGGTACGGATGCTGTCCGAGGGACGCGGGGTGCCGCTGGGCATCTCCGGCCGCCCCCCGTTCGCCGAGGCCACCGACCGGATCGAGCCGGGGGAGATGATCCTGCTGTGTTCGGACGGCCTGTTCGAGCGCCGCGACGAGGTGATCGACGACGGATTGGCCCGGCTCACCGAGGCGTTCGGCGAGCTCGCCGACGCCCAGCCCCGGGACATGGCCGATCCGCTGCTGAACCGGATGTCCGAGGGCTCGTCGGTGCCGGACGACACGGTGGTCGTGGTGGCCCGGCTGATGCCGCCGCCGCTGCACACGGTGATCGAGGCGGATCCGAAGCGGCTCGCCGCGCTGCGCCGCACGGTCGGCGGCTGGGCGGCGACCTGCGGGATGGGCGCGGACGCGGTCAGCGATCTGCAGCTGACCGTCGGCGAGGCCGTCACCAACGCGATCGAGCACGCGTACCTGCCCGACGACGTCGACGCCGCCGCCGGGGTCGACCTGGAGCTCGCCGTGGCCTCGGACGGCTCGGTCACCGTCCGGGTCGTCGACCGCGGCCGGTGGCGCCCGGCCCCGGCCGATCCCGGCTACCGGGGCCGCGGGATCGCGCTGATCCGGGAGCTGGCCGAGGACGTCGCCATCGAGCCGTCCGACGCCGGCACCACGGTGCGGTTCCGGCTGCCCGCCACCCCGGTGGACGTCGGGACGCCCGGCGCGGGCCCGCCGGTGGAGTTCGTCGCCGGTGAGCCGGAACCGGACCGCGACCTCGCCACCGGAGCCGCCGGAGTCACCGGGGCCGCCGGTGACGACGGGCGCGCGGAACGGACCCGGCTGCGGGTGGCCCCGGATGCGCACGGGGTGCGGCTCACCGTGATCGGGGATCTCGACCCGAGCGGGGTCGCGGCGATCCGCGGCCCACTCGATGAGCACCTGGACCGTGGGCTGCCGGTGACCCTGAACCTGGCGTCCGACTCGTTCGTCAGCAGTGCCGGGATCGCGTTGCTGTCCGAGGTCGCGCGCCGGATGCGCACCGACGGTGTGCCGCTGACCCTGGTCGCGGCTGCCGGGAGCCAGGCCCGGCGCTCGCTGGTGCTCTCCGGGCTGGACACCGTGATCGGGATGTCCGACGAGGGCTGAAGGACCGACCGGATCTATTGTGACGGCGAACACGCAGGTCACGGCTATGGTGTCCGGACAGGGTGTGGTCACGTCCCGCCCGCCGGACGGCTCCTTGAAGCGAGTGTTGCGGTGTGGTGACATCGGTGTCGTGAGTCAGGCAGCGACACTCGGACCCCTGTGGGGAACCCGGCGCGCCGACCACTTCGATCAGGGCTGTCGCCCGAGCTGAGGATCCGTTCCCGCTCTCCCGACATCCCTGGAGTACCACCGTGTCCGCGCCTGTCCGTGCGTCCCGACCCGCCCGCGTCCGCCCCGCCACCGTGCACGCGCGCCCCGTCACCGCGCCCACCCCCTACGACCTCGACGACCTGACCGAGCTGACCCGGGAGATCGCCGCCGAGGTCCGGGCCGGCCGGCACGAGGTCGTCGTCGATCGCGACCGCCGCTGGCACCGGCTGCTGCGCAGCGACGGATTCTGCGACGTCTGGCTGATCAGCTGGGCGACCGAGCAGATCGCCGAGCTGCACGACCACGCCGGTTCGCTCGGCGCGCTGACCGTCGTGTCCGGGTCGCTGACCGAGCGCCGGTGGAGCGGCCCGTCCGGCCTGCGCACCCGCACCCTGCGGCACGGCCGCGGCGCCGGGTTCCCGCTCGGCCACGTGCACGACGTCGCCAACACGGCCGAGGAGGCCGCGGTGAGCGTGCACGCCTACTCGCCGCCGCTGTCGGCGATGTCGTACTACGACGTCGAGGACGTGCCCGCCACCGCCGGGCACCAGCGTCTGCGCCGCACCAGGACCGAGCTGGTCCAGCCCGGACAGGGCGTCGGATGACGGCGGTCGGTGATCTGCTGGCGGCGGCCAGGGCCCGGCTGGACCGGCCCGATCCGCGCCGGGCGGCGGCGCTCGCCGGGGACGGCGCGCTGCTCGTCGACACCCGGCCGGGCTGGCAGCGCGTCGAGGAGGGCGCGATCCCGGGCGCACTGGTGATCGAGCGCAACCACCTGGAATGGCGCCTCGACCCGACCTCGGACGCCCGCATCCCGCAGGCCGTCGACCACGACGTCACCTGGGTGCTGTTCTGCTCCGAGGGGTACAGCTCCAGCCTGGCGGCGGCGTCGCTACAGGACCTGGGCCTGCACCGGGCCACCGACATCGACGGTGGCTTCCGGGCGTGGGCGGCCGCCGGACTGCCGACCGAGCCCGGTCAGGAGGGCCCGTCGGACGCGACCCGCCCGCCGCTCCACCGCGCGTCGAGGTAGCCGGAGACGAGCGCGGTCAGCTCGTCGAGCACGACGTCGCGGCCGAAGTCGGGCGACTCCAGCAGGTAGCTCGTCGCCAGGTGCTCGACCGTGCGGACCACGGTCCAGGCGGCCGCCCGCACGGTGCCGGTGTCGGCCGCGCCACGACTGAGCAGCGCGGTGGCGACCAGGTCGTCGATCCGCCCGGCGAATGCGGCCCGCCGCCCGCCGGGTGCCCGCGGCAGCTGCTCGGCGATCACCCGGACCAGGTCGGGCTGCTCGGCGAACGCGTCGAGCAGTGCCTCCAGGGTGGCCCGGACCGCCGGTGCGGTGCCTGATTCCGGCCCGGGCGCACCGCTCAGGGCGTCGAGGAACGCGCGCGAGACGCGAGCCTCCATCGCGTCCAGGTAGCGGTCGAGCACCTCGGCCAGCACCGCGTCCTTGCCCGGGAAGTACTGGTAGAGCGAGCCCGGCGAGATGCCGGCGGCGGCCGCGATCCGGTTGGTGGACGCACCGTCGTATCCGCGGGTGACCAGCACCTCGCGGCCGGCCTCGACGATCCGTTCCACCATCTGCCGGGAGCGTTCCTGGCGGGGCTCCCGCCGGCGTCCGGTGCGGGCGGTCATGCCGGATCCCGGTACGCGCATTGAACGCGAGCACTTGCTCGTGTCAGCATGCGTTCATGGTGGCAGAGGCGTCGATCTCCCCGGTGTACCCCCGCCGTTTTCGCAGCTCACCGGAACGTAACGCGCGGATCGCCCGGCCGCTCGCGCTGGTGGCCGGGGTGCGCGAGCCCGATCCGGAGCTGCTCGACGAGATCGGCCGCCGGATGCTGCTCCGCGACGAGACCGGGGCCGCGCTGGCCCGCGCGATGGGCCGGGAACGCTCCGATCCCGAGCGGGTGACGATGCGGGCGTTCCACCGGTCGCTGGAGGCCGGCGGGCCATCGGACGACGCGCCGCAGGCACTGCGGGAGTTCTTCGCCGCCGTCACCCCCGAACCGGACTGGGTCGACCACGACCGGCTGGAACGGGGTGGACGCGCCTACCGGCGGCTCGGCCGCAGCCGGGACGACGTGCTGCTCGGACTGTCGCTGATCGGCGGCTACCGCTACGGCGGCCCCACGGAGCTGCTGGTACGGACCGGTGGACTGACCGGCGCCGGGGCGATGCGCCGGCTCGGCGAGACCCAGGCGTGGGGGTTCGCGGTGAGCCGGCCCGGCGGGATGGCCCGTGGCGGGGAGGGCTGGCGGGCGACACTGCACGTCCGGGCGATGCACGCGCTCGTCGCGGACCGGTTCGAGCGCGGTGACCGGTGGGACACCGCCGAGCACGGACTGCCGATCAACCGGTCCGATCTCGCGTCCACCCTCGGGCTGTTCAACAGCACCGCGATCCTCGGCTGCCGGCTGCTCGGCACGCACGTCCCGCGGGCCGACGCCGACGCGATCATGCACCTCTGGCGCTACATCGGCTGGCTGATGGGCGTCGACGACGACTGGCTGTACACCACCGAGCGGGAGCAGAACGCGTTCAACCATCACGTGCTGCTGGCTCAGGGCGACGTGACACCGAGCGGGGCCGAGCTGACCGGGGCACTGGTCGGCGGGCTGCGGGACGAGCGGCCCGGGCTGCGCGGGCGGTGGGAGCGGCGCCGGTTGCTGTCGTTGCTGCGGTTGTTCCTGGGGGCCGAGGGCATGCGCGATCTGGAGCTGCCGGTGTCGCTGCCGTGGATCGTGCCGTCGCAGGTGCTGCGCAATCTCGTGCAGTCGACGGTGGTGGTGCGCTCCGAGCGCGGGCGGCGGTGGCTGGAGGAGCGGTCGGACCGCCGGGTCCGGGCGGATCTCGCCCTGCGCTTCGGGGTCGAGCAGCCGGGACCGCGGGACCTGCCGGCCTGACCGGACGCACCGGCGGCGGGCTCAGACGAAGGCGCCGATGCCGGTGATGTCCCGCCCGACGATCAACGTCTGGATCGTCTCGGTGCCCTCGAAGGTGTGGATCGCCTCGATGTCCGCCCAGTGCCGGACGACGTGGTGCTCCAGCAGGATCCCGTTGCCGCCGAGCAGGTCGCGGGCCTCCGCGAGGATCGAGCGGGCGGTGCGGGTGTTGTGCATCTTCGCCAGGCCGGCGACGGTCGGGGAGAGCTTCCCGGCCTCGGCGAGCCGGGCCGTCTGCATGCAGTACAGCTGCATCCCGGTCAGGTCGGCGAGCATCCGGACCAGCCGCTGCTGCACGATCTGGAACCCGGCGAGCGGCTTGCCGAACTGCTCGCGCTCCGTCGCGTAGCGCAGCGCCGCGTCGTAGCCTGCGGTGGCGTGGCCGAGCGCCATCCAGGCGCAGGTGCTGCGGGTGGTGGCGAGCACCGCGGCGCAGTCGGCGAAGGTGCGGGCGCCGGCCAGCCGGTTGTCGTCGGGCACCCGGACACCGTCGAGCGTGATGTCGGCCTGCCACAGCGCGCGCAGCGACACCTTGCCCGGGATGACGGTGGCCGAGTAGCCCTCCGCCGGGGTCTCCACGACGAAGCCGAGCACCTCACCGGAGTCGGTGTCCCGGGCCCAGACGATCACCAGGTCGGCCACGGTCCCGTTGCCGATCCAGCGCTTGGAGCCGCGCAGCACCCAGCCGTCGCCGTCGCGGGTGGCGGTGGTCTCCAGCGCGACCGAGTCCGATCCGTGGTCCGGTTCGGTCAGCGCGAATGCGCCGAGCTTGTCCATCGTGGACATCGAGGGCAGCCAGCGCTGCCGCTGCTCCTCGGAGCCGCACATCGCGATCGCCTTCATCGCCAGCCCCGCGTGCACACCGAGGAAGGTGCCCAGCGAGCCGTCGCCGCGGTGCAGCTCCATGTGCACCAGGCCGAGCGCGAGCGGGCTCATCCCGGCGGCGCCGTAGCCGTTGATGTCCTCACCGACGATCCCCAGCTCGGGCAGCCTGCGGAACAGGTGCCAGGGCAGCTCGGCCCGCTCCCAGTAGTCGTTGATGTCGTGCAGGACCTCGCTGTCGACGAACGAGCGGGTGTCGGCGAACCGGCGCCACTGCTCCTCGGTGAACTGGTCGCGCACCGAGAAGAAGTCGGTCCCCAGCGCCTCGCCGAGCTCGGTGTACGGAGTGGTCGGTGCGGACATGGTGCGCGGCCCCCTCGCCGTCGGAGTCGACGCCGATCTTCACACCACCGGTCCGGCTCCGCTCGGTGACGCGCGGCCCCTCCCCGCCCGGGCTCAGGCCTTGACCAGGCAGAACGGATGGCCGATCGGGTCGAGGTAGACCCGGAAGCTGTCCGGCATCGGCTGGGTCGGGTGCTTGCGTGCCCCGATGGCGAGCACGGCGGCCTCACCCGCCTCGAGATCCGGTACGTCGAAGTCGACGTGGCCCCGTTGCGGGCGCTCCTGGCCCGGCCACTCCGGTGGGGTGAACCCGCCCTCGGTGATCTGCTGGAACGCCAGCGTCGGCCCGGCGCCACCGGAGTCGAGCTCGACCCAGTCGGCGTCGGTCTGCTCGGCGATCGGCCAGCCGGTGATCCGGGAGTAGAACCGGGCCAGCTCCAGCGGCTCCGGGCAGTCCAGGGCGAACAGTGCGAACCTGGCGATGGGTGCGTCGGTGCTCATGGGATGGAGTGTGCCGCCGACCCCCGACAGTCTCCGCCGGTTTTCTCAGGCGGGCGGCGGCAGCTCGTCGATCGCGCGCTCGACCCGCTGCACGGAGATCGGGTACCGGGTCTTCATCGGGTGCGCGTACAGCGACACCCGCAGTTCCTCGATCATCGCGCCGATCTCGCGCAGCTGCGGTGACGGCTCCGTCCCCGACGGCAGGGCGACGAGCAGGCCGCGGTACTCGGCCTCGACCGGCGCCATCTCCGCGGTCCACCGGGCGTCCCGGGTGGGTTCGGTGCGCAGCTTCTCCAGCCGCACCTCCAGGGCCTGCAGGTACCGCTTGACGTCGCCGAGCCGGACGGCGCCGGCGTCGGTGACGAAGCCGGGACGGACCAGCCGGTTCATGATCACGGTCGCGTCGGCGACGCCGTCCCGGGCGGCCGGGCCGCGCAGGTCGGCGAGCGCCGCCCCGACCCGGTGCCAGACCTCCAGCACCCCGCGGACGGCGTCGAGCACCTGCAGCGTCGTCGCGGGCAGCCGCATCCGCAGCAGCTCGGCGAGGCGGAGGTACTGCGGCTCGTCGAACGGGTCACCGCCGCCTCGGCCGATCAGGTGATCGGTGGCGGCCGTGGTGCAGTCGTCCAGCAGCGCGTCCAGCGAGCCGTGCGGATTGCGGGACAGTGCGAGCCGCGCCCGGTTGTCCAGCCCGCGCAGCACCTGCTTCGCCGGGCTCGGCGTGTTGCCCAGCAGCAGCCGCCGGACCCCGCGGTGGTGCGCCGGATCGCGCTCGGCGGCGGTCGCGTAGACCCGGACGTCGGCCGTCGTGCCGCGGTCACGCAGGCCCGGGTATCCGGTGACGACGTGCGCGCCGCGCCGGATCGGCAGCTCCCGGGGCAGCTCGCCGATCGTCCAGGACGTCAGCCCGGTGGCCTCGATCCCGGTGCCGGCCGCGGCCAGCTCTTCCCGGACCTTCGGCGCCAGCTCGCGCCGGAGCCGGTCCAGGTCGGTGCCGCGGGCCAGCTCCACGTCGTTCTCGTCAAGAATCCGAAAAGTGACGGTGAGGTGGTCGGGGAGCCGGTCCAGCTCCCAGTCGGCCCGCCGGATCTCGACGTTGCGCATCCGGCCGAGCTCGCGCTCCAGGCCGTCGAGCAGCGGTTCGGCGGTGTGCTCGCGCAGCCGGCCCAGCACGGCGCGGGCATGGTCGGGGGCGGGGGAGAAGTTGCGGCGCAGGTTCCGCGGCAGGGTGCGGATGAGCGCGGTGACCAGTTCCTCCCGCAGGCCGGGTACCTGCCAGGTGAACGGCGTCGGATCGACCTGGTGCAGCGCCGCCACCGGCACGTCGACGGTCACGCCGTCGGTGTGGTGGCCCGGCTCGAACGCGTACGACAGCGGCAGCGACAGCCCACCGGCCGCCACGTGGTCGGGGTACTGCTCGCGATCGACGCCGCGCGCGGCCTCGGTGGTGAGCAGCTCCTCGGAGTAGTCGAGCAGATCGGGGCTGCGCCGCGCCTCCTCGGACCACCAGCGGTCGAAGTGCTTGCCGGACACCACCGAGGCCGGCACCCGCTCGTCGTAGAAGGCGAACAGGGTGTCCTCGTCGACCACCAGGTCCCGGCGGCGGGCCCGGTGCTCGAGCTCCTCGGCGTCGTCGAGCAGTTCGCGGTTGGCGTGGAAGAACGCGTGCCGGGTCTCCCAGTCGCCCTCGACGAGTGCGTGCCGCAGGAACAGGTCGCGGCTCACCTCGGGATCGACCCGGCCGTAGGCGACGGTCCGGTCGGCGACCAGCGGGAGCCCGTGCAGGGTGACCCGCTCGGTGGCGACGGCGCTGCCGCGCTTGCGTGACCAGCGCGGTTCCGAATATGTCTTCTTGACGAGATGTCCGGCGAGCGGCTCGACCCACTCCGGTTTCACCGGCGCGACCGTGCGCGCCCACAGTCTCGTCGTCTCGACGAGCTCGGCGGCCATCACCCAGCGCGGCGGCTTCTTCGCGAGCCCGGAACCGGGCCAGATCGCGAACTTCGCCCCGCGGGCGCCGAGGTAGTCCTTCGGCCCCTTGCGTTCCTTCTTCGCGGCGGCCTTGCCGGGGGCGTTCTTCTCGGCGAGCGGATCCTGCATGCCGACCTGGGAGAGCAGTCCGGCCAGCAGGGACTGGTGGATCACGTCGGCGCGCCCGGCGTCGAGCGGCTCGTCGACGGGCGGTGTGCCGGCTGCGCGCGAATCGGGGTCGTTGCGGTCCATTCCCGCGCTGCGGGCGGCCTGGCGGAGCTGCCCGTGCAGGTCCCACCACTCGCGCACCCGCAGGTAGTGCAGGAAGTCCTCACGCAGCTCCCGGCGGAACTTGCTGCCCGACAGCGCGTCCCGCCGCTCGCCGAGATGGTCCCAGAGTCGCAGGAGCGCCAGGAAGTCCGAGCCGTCGACGGTGAACCGGCGGTGCCGGTCGTCGGCGGCCTGGCGCTGCTCGGTGGGCCGCTCACGCGGGTCCTGCACCGACAGCGCCGCGGCGATGACGAGCACCTCGCGCAGGCAGCCGTTGCGATGTGCCTCGACCAGCATCCGGCCCAGCCTCGGATCGACCGGCAGCCGGGACAGCGAGTGCCCGACGGCGGTCAGCGAGCGCCGGTCCGGGCGGAGCGCGCCGAGCTCGTGCAACAGGTCCAGGCCGTCGGCGACGGCGCGCCGATCGGGCGGCTCGACGAACGGGAACTCGGAGATCTCGCCCAGATCCAGCGCGATCATCTGCAGCACGACCGACGCCAGGTTGGTACGCAGGATCTCCGGGTCGGTGAACTCCGGGCGGGCGTCGAAGTCGTCCTCGGAGTACAGCCGGATCGCGATGCCGTCGCTGGTCCGGCCGCAGCGGCCGGAGCGCTGGTTCGCCGAGGCCTGGGAGATCTTCTCGATCGGCAGCCGCTGCACCTTGAGCCGGCGCGAGTAGCGGGAGATGCGCGCGGTACCGGTGTCGACGACGTAGCGGACGCCGGGGACGGTCAGCGACGTCTCGGCGACGTTGGTCGCGAGCACCACCCGGTTGCCGGTGTGCGACTGCCAGACCCGCTGCTGCTCGGCCGTCGACAGCCGGGCGTAGAGCGGCAGGATCTCGGTGCCGCGCAGGTTGCGCCGTTCGAGGGCCTCGGCCGCGTCGCGGATCTCACGCTCGCCGGGGAGGAAGACCAGCACGTCACCCGGACCCTCGCGCTGCAGCTCGACGACGGCGTCGCCGATCGCGTCGTCCAGTTGCCGGTCGGGATCGGCGTCCGCGTCGTCGGGATCGACGACCGGGCGGTAGCGCACCTCGACCGGGAAGGTGCGGCCGGACACCTCGACGATCGGTGCGGGAGCCTGCTCGCCGCCGAAGTGCCGGGCGAACCGCTCCGGGTCGATCGTCGCCGAGGTGATGATCACCTTCAGGTCGGGCCTGCGGGGCAGCAGCCGGGTCAGGTACCCGAGAATGAAGTCGATGTTGAGGCTGCGCTCGTGCGCCTCGTCGATGATCAGCGTGTCGTAGCGGCGCAGGTTCTTGTCGCCGGCCAGCTCGGCGAGCAGGATGCCGTCGGTCATCAGCTTGACCATGGTCGCGTCGCCGACCTGGTCGGTGAACCGGACCTTCCAGCCGACCGTGCTGCCGAGCTCGACCCCCAGTTCCTCGGCGATACGGGCGGCCACCGTGCGCGCGGCGAGCCGGCGCGGCTGGGTGTGGCCGATCATGCCGTGCACGCCGCGGCCGAGCTCCAGGCA is from Pseudonocardia autotrophica and encodes:
- the hrpA gene encoding ATP-dependent RNA helicase HrpA; translated protein: MAPPISYPPTLPVSARREEIAEAIRDNQVVIVAGETGSGKTTQLPKICLELGRGVHGMIGHTQPRRLAARTVAARIAEELGVELGSTVGWKVRFTDQVGDATMVKLMTDGILLAELAGDKNLRRYDTLIIDEAHERSLNIDFILGYLTRLLPRRPDLKVIITSATIDPERFARHFGGEQAPAPIVEVSGRTFPVEVRYRPVVDPDDADADPDRQLDDAIGDAVVELQREGPGDVLVFLPGEREIRDAAEALERRNLRGTEILPLYARLSTAEQQRVWQSHTGNRVVLATNVAETSLTVPGVRYVVDTGTARISRYSRRLKVQRLPIEKISQASANQRSGRCGRTSDGIAIRLYSEDDFDARPEFTDPEILRTNLASVVLQMIALDLGEISEFPFVEPPDRRAVADGLDLLHELGALRPDRRSLTAVGHSLSRLPVDPRLGRMLVEAHRNGCLREVLVIAAALSVQDPRERPTEQRQAADDRHRRFTVDGSDFLALLRLWDHLGERRDALSGSKFRRELREDFLHYLRVREWWDLHGQLRQAARSAGMDRNDPDSRAAGTPPVDEPLDAGRADVIHQSLLAGLLSQVGMQDPLAEKNAPGKAAAKKERKGPKDYLGARGAKFAIWPGSGLAKKPPRWVMAAELVETTRLWARTVAPVKPEWVEPLAGHLVKKTYSEPRWSRKRGSAVATERVTLHGLPLVADRTVAYGRVDPEVSRDLFLRHALVEGDWETRHAFFHANRELLDDAEELEHRARRRDLVVDEDTLFAFYDERVPASVVSGKHFDRWWSEEARRSPDLLDYSEELLTTEAARGVDREQYPDHVAAGGLSLPLSYAFEPGHHTDGVTVDVPVAALHQVDPTPFTWQVPGLREELVTALIRTLPRNLRRNFSPAPDHARAVLGRLREHTAEPLLDGLERELGRMRNVEIRRADWELDRLPDHLTVTFRILDENDVELARGTDLDRLRRELAPKVREELAAAGTGIEATGLTSWTIGELPRELPIRRGAHVVTGYPGLRDRGTTADVRVYATAAERDPAHHRGVRRLLLGNTPSPAKQVLRGLDNRARLALSRNPHGSLDALLDDCTTAATDHLIGRGGGDPFDEPQYLRLAELLRMRLPATTLQVLDAVRGVLEVWHRVGAALADLRGPAARDGVADATVIMNRLVRPGFVTDAGAVRLGDVKRYLQALEVRLEKLRTEPTRDARWTAEMAPVEAEYRGLLVALPSGTEPSPQLREIGAMIEELRVSLYAHPMKTRYPISVQRVERAIDELPPPA